A part of Melittangium boletus DSM 14713 genomic DNA contains:
- a CDS encoding nucleotidyltransferase family protein, giving the protein MAPSLLDTFRILSSFDPPRGSLREAPWEAYVDWAIAQGLAPLASYNLEYRLPGANAPEWARDRLLSIYSGSVNENVMKLVNFKQCMDELEGRQVLILGGASFADTLYPHVGFRPVLEIQTLVRRMDVEGFSGYLAQHDFRPEPQEPLHGAQKMLSDGRTPIYVYADVLGASRQAELKEVFARARPMKMYGPSVFRPDLEDAVLLVCLEQAREGYQLPWLSFVDLRELVLGAPAMGGVYSRPLDVAVLLERARAWRLERALHTSLSIVARLFPETASLVQPALPPLRRATRELLERLVVLPASEPGKMRHLRGSERLRRLLTGQ; this is encoded by the coding sequence ATGGCCCCCAGCCTCCTCGATACCTTCCGCATCCTCTCCTCGTTCGATCCTCCGCGAGGCTCGCTGCGCGAGGCTCCCTGGGAGGCGTATGTCGACTGGGCCATCGCCCAGGGCCTGGCGCCCCTCGCCTCCTACAACCTGGAGTACCGCCTGCCCGGCGCCAACGCCCCGGAGTGGGCGAGGGACCGGCTGTTGAGCATCTACTCGGGCTCGGTCAACGAGAACGTGATGAAGCTCGTCAACTTCAAGCAGTGCATGGACGAGCTCGAGGGCCGTCAGGTCCTGATCCTGGGAGGCGCGTCCTTCGCCGACACGCTCTACCCCCATGTGGGCTTCCGCCCCGTGTTGGAGATCCAGACGCTCGTGCGGCGCATGGACGTGGAGGGCTTCAGTGGCTACCTCGCCCAGCACGACTTCCGTCCGGAGCCCCAGGAACCGCTCCACGGCGCACAGAAGATGTTGTCCGATGGCCGCACCCCCATCTACGTCTACGCGGACGTGCTGGGGGCCTCGCGTCAGGCCGAGCTCAAGGAGGTCTTCGCGCGCGCCCGGCCCATGAAGATGTATGGCCCGTCCGTGTTCCGTCCGGACCTGGAAGACGCGGTGTTGCTCGTGTGTCTGGAGCAGGCGCGCGAGGGCTATCAGCTGCCCTGGTTGTCCTTCGTGGACCTGCGCGAGCTGGTGCTGGGGGCCCCGGCGATGGGCGGTGTCTACTCGCGTCCCCTGGACGTGGCGGTCCTGCTGGAGCGGGCCCGCGCCTGGCGGCTGGAGCGCGCCCTGCATACGTCGCTGTCCATCGTGGCGCGGCTCTTTCCCGAGACGGCTTCCCTCGTCCAACCCGCGCTCCCCCCCCTGCGCCGCGCCACGCGCGAGCTGCTCGAACGGCTCGTCGTCCTCCCGGCGAGCGAGCCCGGCAAGATGCGTCATCTGCGTGGCTCGGAGCGCCTGCGGAGGCTCCTGACCGGACAGTGA
- a CDS encoding UDP-glucose dehydrogenase family protein translates to MHIAIIGTGYVGLVAGTCFADSGNDVTCVDIDARKIAQLQRGEVPIYEPGLEELIRKNTRDRRLSFTTDLAAAVAPAQVVFIAVGTPEGESGEADLQYVLAAAEQVGRAMRHYTVVVDKSTVPVGTADKVRETISRVTQVEFDVVSNPEFLKEGAAMDDFFKPDRVVIGAESERARKIMGQLYAPFVRTENPILYMDTRSAELTKYAANAMLATRISFMNDMAALCEKVGADVDFVRKGMGADKRIGYPFLFPGVGYGGSCFPKDVKALVAKGRELGMELDLLRAVERTNERQKRLLVNKALKHFGSLDGRTFAVWGLAFKPKTDDMREAPSIEVIEGLLAKGAKVVAHDPVAERTARRVFGDRIRYTPVPYEALEGADGLFVVTEWNEFRHPDFERMKALMKSPVILDGRNIYDPSRMQEMGFAYMGLGRRQ, encoded by the coding sequence ATGCACATCGCCATCATCGGAACAGGCTACGTGGGACTCGTCGCGGGAACGTGTTTCGCGGATTCGGGAAACGACGTCACCTGCGTGGACATCGACGCGCGGAAGATCGCCCAGCTCCAGCGGGGCGAGGTCCCCATCTACGAGCCCGGCCTGGAGGAGCTCATCCGCAAGAACACGCGGGACCGGCGCCTGTCCTTCACCACGGACCTGGCCGCCGCGGTGGCGCCCGCCCAGGTGGTGTTCATCGCCGTGGGAACCCCCGAGGGCGAGAGCGGGGAGGCGGACCTCCAGTACGTCCTGGCCGCGGCGGAGCAGGTGGGCCGGGCCATGCGCCATTACACGGTGGTGGTGGACAAGAGCACCGTGCCGGTGGGCACCGCGGACAAGGTGCGGGAGACGATTTCCCGCGTGACGCAGGTGGAGTTCGACGTCGTCTCCAACCCCGAGTTCTTGAAGGAGGGCGCCGCCATGGACGACTTCTTCAAGCCGGACCGGGTGGTGATTGGCGCCGAGTCGGAGCGGGCGCGCAAGATCATGGGCCAGCTCTACGCCCCCTTCGTGCGCACGGAAAACCCCATCCTCTACATGGACACGCGCTCGGCGGAGCTCACCAAGTACGCCGCCAACGCCATGCTCGCCACGCGCATCTCGTTCATGAACGACATGGCCGCGCTCTGCGAGAAGGTGGGCGCGGACGTGGACTTCGTGCGCAAGGGCATGGGCGCGGACAAGCGCATCGGCTACCCGTTCCTCTTTCCTGGCGTGGGCTACGGCGGCAGCTGCTTTCCCAAGGACGTGAAGGCGCTCGTGGCCAAGGGGCGCGAGCTGGGAATGGAGTTGGATCTGCTCCGGGCCGTGGAGCGCACCAATGAGCGGCAGAAGCGGCTGCTCGTGAACAAGGCGCTCAAGCACTTTGGCTCGCTGGACGGACGCACCTTCGCGGTGTGGGGTCTGGCCTTCAAGCCCAAGACGGACGACATGCGCGAGGCGCCGTCCATCGAGGTCATCGAGGGCCTGTTGGCCAAGGGCGCCAAGGTGGTGGCGCATGATCCCGTGGCCGAGCGCACCGCGCGCCGCGTCTTCGGCGACCGCATCCGCTACACCCCCGTGCCCTACGAGGCCCTGGAGGGCGCGGATGGGCTCTTCGTCGTCACCGAGTGGAACGAGTTCCGCCATCCGGACTTCGAGCGCATGAAGGCGCTGATGAAGAGCCCCGTCATCCTCGACGGCCGCAACATCTACGATCCGTCGCGGATGCAGGAAATGGGCTTCGCCTACATGGGGCTCGGCCGGCGTCAGTAG
- a CDS encoding DUF418 domain-containing protein yields MTPAPAPPLPQAEARPIDATDRIVLLDVLRGFALAGVFVSNTFVWFTGRVFVPREQALAALKTAPWWDQVALHGFGALVSGRFISLFSFLFGLGFSVQLLRAESRGVSVVPLYVRRLCVMLLIGGVHLTALWYGDILTTYATVGFLLLLFRGRSDKTLFIWAVVLILVLPPLVASAMRWLPPLLAGNPGGAEEVAREAMARREAAQVERGRVFMSGTYVEVVRTNVSYYFGDFIRGMPPMLGALFGRFLLGFLAGRRRLFHDAAQHLPFFRKLLRWSLLVGGVASIIGLVAQHLVRQKVLSPQGASQLLLIPVRQLGELGLAAFYASGLVLLFHRETWTRRLRVLAPVGRMALTNYLCQSMLGLFVYYGIGLGLMGKVGPAASIALTLCLFSLQVAFSHWWLARFRFGPAEWVWRSLTYGKAQPMRRAEATTSPAH; encoded by the coding sequence ATGACCCCAGCCCCCGCGCCTCCCCTCCCCCAGGCCGAAGCCCGTCCCATCGACGCCACCGACCGGATCGTGCTGCTCGATGTCCTGCGCGGCTTCGCGCTGGCAGGCGTCTTCGTCTCCAATACCTTCGTGTGGTTCACGGGGCGCGTCTTCGTGCCCCGTGAACAAGCCCTGGCCGCCCTGAAGACAGCGCCCTGGTGGGACCAGGTGGCCCTTCACGGCTTCGGAGCCCTCGTCTCCGGCAGGTTCATTTCCCTGTTCTCGTTCCTCTTTGGCCTGGGCTTCTCCGTGCAGTTGCTCCGGGCCGAGTCACGGGGGGTATCCGTCGTCCCCCTCTACGTGCGGCGGCTGTGCGTGATGCTGCTCATCGGGGGCGTGCACCTCACCGCGCTCTGGTACGGCGACATCCTCACCACCTACGCCACGGTGGGCTTCCTGCTGTTGCTCTTCCGCGGCCGCTCGGACAAGACGCTCTTCATCTGGGCCGTCGTGCTCATCCTGGTGCTCCCCCCGCTCGTCGCCAGTGCCATGCGGTGGCTGCCCCCCTTGCTGGCGGGCAATCCGGGCGGCGCGGAAGAGGTGGCCCGGGAGGCCATGGCCCGGAGAGAGGCGGCCCAGGTGGAGCGGGGGCGCGTCTTCATGAGCGGCACCTATGTCGAGGTGGTGCGCACCAACGTCTCCTACTACTTCGGCGATTTCATCCGGGGGATGCCGCCCATGCTCGGGGCGCTCTTCGGCCGGTTCCTCCTGGGATTCCTCGCCGGAAGGCGGCGGCTCTTCCACGACGCGGCCCAGCACCTGCCCTTCTTCCGCAAGCTGCTGCGCTGGAGCCTCCTCGTGGGAGGCGTGGCCAGCATCATCGGACTCGTGGCGCAGCATCTGGTGCGCCAGAAGGTGCTCTCGCCTCAGGGCGCGTCCCAACTGCTGCTCATCCCCGTGCGGCAACTCGGTGAGTTGGGCCTCGCGGCCTTCTATGCCTCGGGGCTCGTGCTCCTCTTCCACCGCGAGACCTGGACCCGGCGCCTGCGGGTGCTCGCTCCGGTGGGCCGCATGGCCCTGACGAACTACCTGTGCCAGAGCATGCTCGGCCTGTTCGTGTACTACGGCATCGGCCTGGGACTCATGGGCAAGGTGGGGCCCGCCGCGAGCATCGCCCTCACGCTCTGCCTGTTCTCACTCCAAGTGGCATTCAGCCACTGGTGGCTGGCGCGCTTCCGCTTCGGCCCCGCCGAGTGGGTATGGCGCTCGCTCACGTACGGCAAGGCCCAGCCCATGCGTCGCGCGGAGGCCACCACCTCCCCGGCCCACTGA
- a CDS encoding NAD(P)-dependent oxidoreductase gives MRIAFISQNPEYRAFAERLAERLSAHSVLFQQVPSELNLEGIQAVMTAGTRVGRNVLEQPSVGFIQTIGTGFDNVDVAAATELGVWVANLRANVTGNAESVAEHAILLLLSLSRRLRLAEEALRQGRWATPTGSSLFGKVACVVGLGDIGSLLATRLQALGMRVMGVREHADKGGPEGVQVFGANALHQALREADCVVLAARAGEHNRDLLDERAIAAMKRGALLVNIARGSLVKLETLESALRSGQLGGVGLDVFWEEPVDPRHPLLQLPQVVATPHVAGVTDVNLAGSLEWAARNLEAYARGERPHFLVNSPRKPRSPLT, from the coding sequence ATGCGCATCGCCTTCATCAGCCAGAATCCGGAGTACCGCGCGTTCGCGGAGCGCCTCGCCGAGAGACTGTCCGCCCATTCGGTGCTCTTCCAGCAGGTCCCCTCGGAGCTGAACCTCGAGGGAATCCAGGCCGTCATGACGGCGGGCACCCGCGTGGGCCGGAACGTGCTGGAGCAGCCCTCGGTCGGGTTCATCCAGACGATCGGCACGGGGTTCGACAACGTGGACGTCGCGGCGGCCACGGAGCTGGGCGTATGGGTCGCGAACCTGCGCGCCAACGTGACGGGCAACGCCGAGTCCGTGGCCGAACATGCCATCCTGCTGTTGCTCTCGCTCTCCCGCCGACTGCGGCTCGCCGAGGAGGCCTTGAGGCAGGGGCGGTGGGCCACGCCCACGGGCTCGTCCTTGTTTGGCAAGGTGGCGTGTGTGGTGGGCCTGGGTGACATCGGGAGCCTCCTGGCCACGCGGCTCCAGGCCCTGGGCATGCGCGTGATGGGCGTGCGCGAGCACGCGGACAAGGGTGGCCCGGAGGGGGTCCAGGTCTTCGGCGCGAACGCGCTGCATCAGGCCCTCCGGGAGGCGGATTGCGTCGTGCTCGCCGCGCGTGCCGGCGAGCACAACCGCGACCTCCTGGACGAGCGCGCCATCGCGGCGATGAAGCGGGGCGCCCTCCTCGTCAACATCGCGCGCGGCAGCCTGGTGAAGCTGGAGACGCTGGAGTCCGCCCTTCGCTCGGGACAGCTCGGCGGAGTGGGTCTGGATGTCTTCTGGGAAGAGCCCGTGGACCCCCGGCATCCGCTCCTCCAACTGCCTCAGGTGGTCGCCACCCCGCATGTCGCGGGCGTCACCGATGTGAACCTGGCGGGCAGCCTCGAATGGGCCGCCAGGAACCTGGAAGCCTACGCTCGGGGTGAGCGGCCCCACTTCCTCGTCAACTCACCGCGAAAGCCCCGCTCGCCCCTCACCTGA
- the astB gene encoding N-succinylarginine dihydrolase produces MREYNFDGIVGPTHNYGGLSPGNLASSLHGGEVSHPRAAALQGLEKMRFVAGLGVGQAVLPPQPRPSLKALRALGFTGTDEEIITRAAREANHLLRLTSSAASMWTANAATGAPSEDTADGRMHLTPANLQQMFHRALEAETTHAVLGAIFADERHFAVHAPLPGGGHFADEGAANHTRLATPGHRAIHLLAWGRSAWRDDVRHPTRFPARQTYEASQALARLHQLDPAQVLLPQQAPEGIDAGAFHTDVLAVGNGGFLMLHELAFVDAPGLLRTLRERLGEGFTYALATQEELPAKDAVKAYPFNSQVLTLPDGTMAIVAPEESRETEPARRFLERVVAENNPVKQVHYLDVRQSMNNGGGPACLRQRVWLTDTERAAVKANVFYTPELHTTLAAWVTKHYREDLRAQDLGDPQLARETLTALDELTRLLRLGSVYDFQK; encoded by the coding sequence ATGCGCGAATACAACTTCGACGGCATCGTTGGCCCCACGCACAATTACGGCGGCCTCTCGCCCGGCAACCTGGCCTCCTCCCTCCACGGCGGCGAGGTGAGCCATCCCCGCGCCGCGGCCCTCCAGGGCCTGGAGAAGATGCGCTTCGTCGCGGGGCTGGGCGTGGGCCAGGCCGTGTTGCCCCCCCAACCCCGGCCCTCGCTCAAGGCGCTGCGCGCGCTGGGATTCACCGGCACGGACGAGGAGATCATCACCCGGGCCGCCCGCGAGGCGAATCACCTCCTGCGGTTGACCTCCAGCGCCGCGTCCATGTGGACGGCGAACGCCGCCACGGGAGCGCCCTCCGAGGACACGGCGGACGGGCGCATGCACCTGACGCCGGCCAACCTCCAGCAGATGTTCCACCGGGCGCTGGAAGCGGAGACGACGCACGCGGTGCTCGGCGCCATCTTCGCGGATGAGCGGCACTTCGCCGTCCACGCGCCCCTGCCAGGAGGCGGGCACTTCGCGGACGAGGGTGCGGCCAACCACACGCGGCTCGCCACCCCGGGGCATCGCGCCATCCACCTGCTCGCCTGGGGCCGCAGTGCGTGGCGGGACGACGTGCGCCACCCCACGCGCTTTCCCGCCCGGCAGACGTATGAGGCCAGCCAGGCGCTGGCGCGGCTGCACCAGCTCGACCCCGCCCAGGTGCTGCTGCCCCAGCAGGCCCCCGAGGGGATCGACGCGGGAGCCTTCCACACGGACGTGCTCGCGGTGGGCAACGGGGGCTTCCTCATGCTGCACGAGCTCGCCTTCGTGGATGCTCCGGGCCTGCTGCGGACCCTGCGCGAGCGGCTGGGCGAGGGCTTCACCTATGCCCTCGCCACCCAGGAGGAGCTGCCCGCGAAGGACGCGGTGAAGGCCTATCCGTTCAACTCCCAGGTGCTCACGCTGCCGGATGGCACCATGGCCATCGTGGCGCCGGAGGAGAGCCGGGAGACGGAGCCCGCGCGGCGGTTCCTCGAGCGCGTGGTGGCGGAGAACAACCCGGTCAAGCAGGTGCACTACCTGGACGTGCGCCAGTCGATGAACAATGGCGGCGGCCCGGCGTGCTTGCGCCAGCGTGTATGGCTCACCGACACCGAGCGCGCCGCGGTGAAGGCCAACGTCTTCTACACGCCCGAGCTGCACACGACGCTCGCCGCCTGGGTGACGAAGCACTACCGCGAGGACCTGCGGGCCCAGGACCTGGGAGATCCCCAGCTGGCGCGCGAGACGCTCACGGCGCTCGACGAGTTGACGCGCCTGCTGCGCCTGGGCAGCGTCTACGACTTCCAGAAGTGA
- a CDS encoding aminoacyl-tRNA deacylase: protein MIPEPIQDYLRQKNAQFIPYRHPRAVTAQEVAQALDITGYRMAKSVIIQADEQLWICLIPAPDTLDLDQLRELLGTEEVRLATEEEFTRHFPECETGAEPPFGQLYGLPVLLDENLSAAEDLLFRAGSHEDALEMSVEDFIALESPQVAPLVIDHGYRHVSTPEAMHP from the coding sequence ATGATTCCCGAACCCATCCAGGATTACCTCCGTCAGAAGAACGCGCAGTTCATCCCCTACCGGCATCCGCGCGCGGTGACGGCCCAGGAAGTGGCCCAGGCCCTCGACATCACGGGCTACCGCATGGCCAAGTCGGTCATCATCCAGGCGGATGAGCAGCTTTGGATCTGCCTCATTCCCGCGCCGGACACCCTGGACCTGGACCAGCTGCGGGAACTGCTTGGCACCGAGGAAGTCCGGCTGGCGACCGAAGAGGAGTTCACCCGCCACTTCCCTGAATGCGAGACCGGCGCCGAGCCGCCTTTCGGCCAGCTCTACGGACTCCCGGTCCTGCTCGACGAGAACCTGAGCGCGGCGGAGGATCTGCTCTTCCGGGCCGGCTCACACGAGGATGCCCTGGAGATGAGCGTCGAGGACTTCATCGCGCTCGAATCCCCCCAGGTGGCTCCCTTGGTGATCGACCATGGTTACCGTCACGTGAGCACCCCGGAGGCGATGCACCCCTAG
- a CDS encoding isopenicillin N synthase family dioxygenase, with translation MFDRVPLIDVGALVDGVSGRAARRSVAERIGAACRESGFFYVVGHGVGAGLQAHLETLSRRFFALPVDEKMAIRMARGGAAWRGYFPVGGELTSGRPDRKEGLYFGSELGPEHPLVRAGTPLHGPNLFPEEPPGLREAVLDYMAALTRLGHSLMEGIALSLELEDDYFATRYTADPLVLFRVFNYPPGPGTAEDGRPAWGVGEHTDYGVLTLLKQDSAGGLQVKSRDGGSVRWVDAPPIDGSFVCNIGDMLDRMTRGVYRSTPHRVLNRSGRDRLSLPFFFDPGWSTEVRPIDAPALAQASAPEDSTERWDGRNVHSLQGTYGDYLLGKVGKVFPELRTQVL, from the coding sequence ATGTTCGATCGGGTCCCGCTCATCGATGTTGGCGCGCTCGTGGATGGGGTGTCGGGGCGCGCCGCGCGTCGCTCCGTGGCCGAGCGGATCGGCGCCGCATGCCGCGAGAGTGGTTTCTTCTACGTCGTGGGCCATGGGGTCGGCGCCGGGCTCCAGGCTCACCTGGAGACGTTGAGTCGCCGTTTCTTCGCGCTCCCGGTCGACGAGAAGATGGCCATCCGCATGGCACGGGGCGGCGCCGCCTGGCGTGGCTATTTTCCCGTGGGCGGTGAGCTGACGTCCGGCCGTCCGGATCGCAAGGAAGGCCTCTACTTCGGCTCTGAATTGGGACCCGAGCACCCCCTCGTCCGGGCTGGCACGCCGCTGCATGGCCCCAATCTCTTTCCGGAGGAGCCCCCGGGTTTGCGGGAGGCCGTGCTCGACTACATGGCCGCGTTGACCCGCCTGGGCCATTCGCTGATGGAGGGCATCGCGCTCAGCCTGGAACTCGAGGACGACTACTTCGCCACGCGCTACACGGCCGACCCGCTCGTGCTCTTCCGCGTCTTCAACTACCCGCCCGGGCCCGGCACCGCCGAGGACGGGCGGCCCGCCTGGGGCGTGGGGGAACACACCGACTATGGGGTGCTCACCCTCCTCAAGCAGGACTCGGCGGGGGGACTCCAGGTCAAGTCGCGGGATGGCGGCTCGGTGCGCTGGGTGGATGCGCCTCCCATCGACGGCTCATTCGTCTGCAACATCGGAGACATGCTCGATCGCATGACCCGGGGCGTGTATCGCTCGACCCCTCACCGGGTGCTGAATCGCTCGGGACGGGATCGCTTGTCGCTGCCGTTCTTCTTCGATCCGGGCTGGAGCACCGAGGTCCGTCCGATCGACGCGCCAGCCCTCGCCCAGGCCTCCGCTCCCGAGGATTCCACCGAGCGCTGGGATGGTCGGAACGTCCACTCCCTCCAGGGCACTTACGGAGACTATCTGCTCGGCAAGGTGGGCAAGGTCTTCCCGGAGCTCCGGACCCAGGTCCTGTGA
- a CDS encoding lysophospholipid acyltransferase family protein, producing the protein METLVERPPLAKRLKRFLRYLLVRGVLGFVSALPLGFARWLGAGFGRFAFAVAGGERRKALKSLTRAFPEKSDAERQALARASFRHLGMAAFEVGATTSLDANLEQLVRWEAADRAVLEAALARGKGVVFVSGHVGNWELLARRIARAGYPSQSIAKETTDPRLTALVERFRAQGGVRSIWRGQDGAARAMLRALKAGEILGLLIDQDTRVQSLFVPFFGELAATPRAAADLALRTGAAVMVGFCQREGDGYHLWTEEVAWPAGPDREADALGLTAALSARIEAAIRRAPEQWVWMHQRWKTRPPA; encoded by the coding sequence ATGGAAACGCTCGTGGAGCGTCCTCCCTTAGCAAAACGCCTCAAGCGCTTCCTTCGCTACCTGCTCGTTCGTGGGGTACTGGGCTTCGTGAGCGCCCTGCCGTTGGGGTTCGCCCGGTGGCTCGGCGCGGGCTTTGGCCGGTTCGCCTTCGCCGTGGCCGGCGGCGAGCGGCGCAAGGCCTTGAAGTCCCTGACCCGGGCCTTTCCGGAGAAATCCGACGCGGAGCGTCAGGCGCTCGCCCGGGCGTCCTTCCGCCACCTGGGCATGGCCGCCTTCGAGGTGGGGGCCACCACGTCCCTGGACGCGAACCTGGAGCAACTCGTGCGCTGGGAGGCCGCGGACCGGGCCGTGCTGGAGGCGGCGCTCGCGCGAGGCAAGGGCGTGGTGTTCGTCTCCGGCCACGTGGGCAACTGGGAGCTGCTGGCCCGGCGCATCGCCCGCGCGGGCTACCCGAGCCAGAGCATCGCCAAGGAGACCACGGACCCGAGGCTCACCGCGCTCGTGGAGCGCTTCCGGGCCCAGGGCGGGGTGCGCAGCATCTGGCGCGGCCAGGACGGAGCGGCGCGCGCCATGCTGCGGGCCCTCAAGGCCGGGGAAATCCTCGGGCTGCTCATCGATCAGGACACGCGGGTGCAGTCGCTCTTCGTGCCCTTCTTCGGTGAGCTGGCGGCCACGCCCCGGGCGGCGGCGGACCTGGCCCTGCGCACGGGCGCGGCGGTGATGGTGGGCTTCTGCCAGCGCGAGGGCGACGGCTACCACCTGTGGACCGAGGAGGTGGCGTGGCCCGCGGGGCCGGACCGCGAGGCGGATGCACTCGGCCTCACGGCGGCCCTGTCCGCGCGCATCGA